The window GCGGCCCATGGCGGTGAGCCAGCGCGGGGACTCCGGCAGCAGGAACCAGGCGAGCGGCAGGAGGATGAGGATCGGGGAGGCGCCGATGAGGAAGAGGCCACGCCAGGAGATGGCGTCCTCGAACCAGAGGGCGGAGAAGGAGGCGATGACGCCGCCGAAGGGGATGCCGGCGTAGCCGATCGCGTTGAACATGTTCTTGCGGTGTGCCGGGGCGAACTCGGCGATGACCGCGCCACCGCCGGCGGTGATGACGCCGAGGGCCAGGCCGGTGAAGAAGCGGGTGGCGCCGAAGAAGGCGATGCTGGTGGAGAAGGCGGACATCGCCATGCCGACGGAGAACCACGCCAGTGCCGCGAGCATCATCTTGCGGCGTCCGATGCGGTCACCGATCGCGCCGGCGCCGAGGGCACCGAAGAGGATGCCGATCATGGTGTAGGAGCCGAGGGTGCCGGCGACGGCCGGGGCGAGGTGGCCGATGTGGTGCGGCTCCGCGAGGAGCGTCGGCAGGACGGCGCCGTAGATGACGATGTCGTAGCCGTCGAACACCATCGTGAGGAACATGACGGCGACGACGCCGAGAACGGACATCTTGTGTTGGTTGGACTTCCAGCCGGGGGCGGCGGTCGTCATGCGCGGTAGGGCGGCGGGGGCTTTCACGGACATGGTGTCACTCCTTGGGTGAGATCTGGGGTGTGGCGTGACCCTCACCACAGATCGCTATGGCCTGGCTCACATTGATGGAGGATTTATAACAAGGATTCGACCCACCCGGAACACCTTCCGTGGGGAACTACCCACGTCGGCATTGTTGTGACCTTCCCCCTTTGAGTGCGATGACCTGCGGATTCATCCTTTAATTCAGTTAATGCGGGCTAACTGTAAAGTTTGCAACAGGGGGTGATCACAAGTCACACCAAAGGCCTCCGGGGTCCGGTCGCGCCTCATCGCCGAAAGCCACGGAAACGCACTTCCCCCTCCCGGAAGCGGCATTCATTCAATTCCGCAACACTAACGTTGCCGAAATCAAAGATTCGCCTATCATGGTGGCAACGCGCCATCCGCCGGTACAGTCGGAAGGCGCACCCCGTTTAACGACAGGAAAGAGAACAACATGGCTGTTTACACCCTTCCGGAGCTCGACTACGCCTACGACGCCCTCGAGCCGCACATCGCCGCCGAGATCATGGAGCTGCACCACTCCAAGCACCACGCCGCCTACGTCGCCGGCGCCAACGCCGCCCTCGAGGCCCTCGAGGCCGAGCGCGACGGCGAGGCCAACCCGGACAAGATCCGCGCCCTGTCCAAGAACCTGGCCTTCAACCTCGGTGGCCACGCCAACCACTCCATCTTCTGGAAGAACCTCTCCCCGAACGGCGGCGGCGAGCCGACCGGCGAGCTGGCTGAGGCCATCAACCGCGACTTCGGCTCCTTCGACAAGTTCAAGGCGCACTTCACCGGTGCCGCCATGGGCCTGCAGGGCTCCGGCTGGGCCGTCCTCGGCTTCGACCACGTCGCTGACCGCCTCATCATCCAGCAGCTGACCGACCAGCAGGGCAACATCTCCGTGAACTTCACCCCGCTGCTCATGCTGGACATGTGGGAGCACGCCTTCTACCTCCAGTACAAGAACGTCAAGGCCGACTACGTCAAGGCCGTCTGGAACGTCTTCAACTGGGACGACGTCGCAGAGCGCTACGCCTCCGCGAAGTAACCCCCGCTTCTCGACGCCGCCGCACCCCGGGACACCCCGGGCTGCGGCGGTGTCGCCTTTTCTGCGCTACCTCCCCATGACGAAACGCCGGAACTGGTCCACCGGCGGCGCCTCCTGCGCCCCGGCGCGCCACACCATCCCCAGCTCCCGGTGGGCGGGCGGGTCCAGCGGGCGCAGCACGATGCTGCGGGGCGCGAGGTAGGGGTCGTCGAGGGGCAGCAGCGCCACACCCAGCCCCGCAGAGACCAGCCCCGCGACGGTGGTGAGCTCCATCGACTCGAACACCAGGTGCGGGCTGAACCCGAGCTCCCCCGTGAGGCGGTCGAGCAGCATGCGGGTGCCGTAGCCCGGGAGCATCCCGATGAAGGGCTCCTCCACCGCCTCCCGCAGGCTGACCGGCCCCTCCCCGGCCAGGCGGTGCCCCTCCGGGACGGCGAGCGCCAGGCGCTGCAACTCGAGTTCGTCCCACGCCAGCACGGCGTCCGCCCCGACGGACTCGCCCGGGCGGGGACCGACGAGGGCGATGTCGGCGGCGTCGGCAAGCACGCGGTCGATGAGGACCCGCGCCGCCCCCTGGTGGAGCTGGACGTCGACGTGCGGGTGCAGCGCGCGGTAGTCGCGGAGCAGGTCCGGGACCATCCACGTGCCCAGGGAGTGCATGAAGTCGAGGCGCACCGTGCCGCGCTCCGGGTCCATGAGACGTGCGACCTTCGTGCGGCCCTCCGCGAGTTCGCGCAACCCGGCGCGGGCGTGAGGCAGGTAGGCGCGGCCCCGGCCGTTGAGCACGAGACGGCGGCCCACGCGGTCGAAGAGGTCGGCCCCGACGGCCTCCTCCACCCGGCGGACGCGGCGGGTGAGCGTCGGCTGCGGGATGCCCAGGGCGGCGGCCGACTCCGTGAGGTGCCCGATCTCGGCGACGGCGATGAATCCGCGCAGGTCGGAGGTCGTGAGAGTGCTCATGCGCTAACCGTATCAATATGCGTCAATCCGCACATTTTACACATGATCCCCGGTGGGCCACGATGGGCACATGAGCCCAGGCCTGACCCGCACCGACCGCAACTACCGGCGAGCCGTCCTCGCCATGCTCGCCGCCGGCCTGGCCACCTTCAACGCCCTCTACGCCACGCAGGCGCTGCTGCCGACCCTCGTCGAGGACCTCGGCATCACCCCCACCGAGGCCGCCCTCACCGTCTCCGCGACGACCGGCCTGCTGGCGGTGTGCATCGTGCCGATGTCGATCCTCTCGGAACGCTTCGGCCGCGGCCGCCTGCTCGTCATCTCCGCCCTGACCGCCACCGCCCTGGGTCTCCTGCTGCCCCTCGCACCCGACGCCCCCACCCTCATCGCGCTGCGCGCCCTGCAGGGCATCGCCATCGCCGGCGTGCCCGCCGTCGCCATGACCTGGCTCGCCGAGGAACTCGACCCCGCCGCCCTGGGCCGCGCCATGGGCATCTACGTCGCCGGCACCACCGTCGGCGGACTCACCGGCCGCCTCATCCCGGCCGGCCTGCTGGAGATCGTCGACTGGCGGGCGGCCCTCGTCGTCAGCTCGCTCGTGGCGCTGGGCATGGCGGTCCTCATGACCGTCCTCCTGCCCCGCCAGCGCCGCTTCACCCCCAAACGGATCGGTCTGCGGACCGAACTCGCCGCCATGCTCGAGCACCTGCGCAACCCCCGGCTGGTCGGCCTGTTCGTCATCGCGTTCGTCGGCATGGGCGTGTTCGTGTCGCTGTACAACTTCTTCGGCTTCCGCATGATCGACCACTTCGGGCTCTCCCCCGCGCTGGTCGGCCTGGTGTTCCTCATGTACCTCTCCGGCACGTGGAGCTCCGCCCGCGCCGGCGCGCTGACCGACAAGTACGGCCGCGGCCGGGTGCTCATCGCCGGTGCCGCGCTCATGTTCCTCGGCCTGCTGGCCACGATGTCCGGCTGGCTGCCCGGCGCGCTCACCGGCCTGTTCCTGTTCACGGCGTCGTTCTTCGCCATGCACTCCACCGCCTCCAGCTGGATCGGCCTGGCCGCCACCAGCCACCGCGCGGAGGCGTCGAGCATGTACCTGTTCTCCTACTACGCCGGCTCCTCGCTGGTGGGCGCGGCCACGGGCGTGGTCTTCGCCCTGACCACCTGGTCCGGGTTCATCCTCGTCCTCGCAGCGCTCCTGCTGCTCGTCGTGGCCACGGCGCTGGTGCTGGGACGCGCGGAGGTGCGCGTGGCGTAGCTGCCCCGGCCGGGTACGGCTAGAGCCGCTCCACGCCCGGCGCGCCCGCCCGCAGCCAGTGCCGCACCGCGGCCGTCGCGCGGCAGTCGTCCTCGTTGTAGCGCAGCAGCTGACGCCGGGCCTCCAGGGCCGCCGTGTCCGATCCCCGGGAGATCCGGCGGGCGTTGACGGACTCCTCGCCGTCGAAGTCACCGTCCTCCCACGTGTAGCCCGCCTCCGGGGCCACCACCTTGAGGCCCAGCCCACCCGGGCCGGCCAGCTGCGCGCGGACCAGGCGGAACACGTCCACCCACTCCGGGGAGGAGATGAAGGCCCGGACCTCGGCCTCGGTGGGCACCCTGACGGGACCGAAGGTACGCCCCGCGAAACGCCGCGCGCTCATGAGCAGCCAGTGGTTCTCGCCGTGGTTGGACCAGCAGTAGGCCGCGAAGCTCTGCCCCGCGGCGTGGGCCCGCTCCCGGCGTTCCAT of the Corynebacterium humireducens NBRC 106098 = DSM 45392 genome contains:
- a CDS encoding superoxide dismutase, whose amino-acid sequence is MAVYTLPELDYAYDALEPHIAAEIMELHHSKHHAAYVAGANAALEALEAERDGEANPDKIRALSKNLAFNLGGHANHSIFWKNLSPNGGGEPTGELAEAINRDFGSFDKFKAHFTGAAMGLQGSGWAVLGFDHVADRLIIQQLTDQQGNISVNFTPLLMLDMWEHAFYLQYKNVKADYVKAVWNVFNWDDVAERYASAK
- a CDS encoding LysR family transcriptional regulator — encoded protein: MSTLTTSDLRGFIAVAEIGHLTESAAALGIPQPTLTRRVRRVEEAVGADLFDRVGRRLVLNGRGRAYLPHARAGLRELAEGRTKVARLMDPERGTVRLDFMHSLGTWMVPDLLRDYRALHPHVDVQLHQGAARVLIDRVLADAADIALVGPRPGESVGADAVLAWDELELQRLALAVPEGHRLAGEGPVSLREAVEEPFIGMLPGYGTRMLLDRLTGELGFSPHLVFESMELTTVAGLVSAGLGVALLPLDDPYLAPRSIVLRPLDPPAHRELGMVWRAGAQEAPPVDQFRRFVMGR
- a CDS encoding MFS transporter, which encodes MSPGLTRTDRNYRRAVLAMLAAGLATFNALYATQALLPTLVEDLGITPTEAALTVSATTGLLAVCIVPMSILSERFGRGRLLVISALTATALGLLLPLAPDAPTLIALRALQGIAIAGVPAVAMTWLAEELDPAALGRAMGIYVAGTTVGGLTGRLIPAGLLEIVDWRAALVVSSLVALGMAVLMTVLLPRQRRFTPKRIGLRTELAAMLEHLRNPRLVGLFVIAFVGMGVFVSLYNFFGFRMIDHFGLSPALVGLVFLMYLSGTWSSARAGALTDKYGRGRVLIAGAALMFLGLLATMSGWLPGALTGLFLFTASFFAMHSTASSWIGLAATSHRAEASSMYLFSYYAGSSLVGAATGVVFALTTWSGFILVLAALLLLVVATALVLGRAEVRVA